The Micromonospora sp. M71_S20 genome has a window encoding:
- a CDS encoding alpha/beta hydrolase: MTYADLREARVAPLRDAAQAWTELSRACAKLEERCGAELTGPLRVSGWQGPAASAALGRLDELDDEFEVASLQTRTAASVLREAAEEFGDLQRRLESAVGAARSLGLAVDEAGRVSAPAVVAGDRHDPDAETIHRRHVQNAAIYTDLIARIVTEATEADSRIARALTQLKAGAPGQFAWEYNRANDGALAAAAALQLSEESIPAPGSSPADVHAWWSGLSDDERQVYLTAYPERIGALDGLPATDRDAANQLALRTFVGDDAGRHRDRDDPQHATALMLLDKLEGTEHAAPNERLYLLSVDPTGDGKAAVAIGNPDTAAHTAVLVPGVGTELDDIRGLIGRANDLREASVELAPAGTDVSVVAWLGYDTPSVNLDIVSAVFGAKSEAGARALDGFVDGLRASHDDSPSHLTAIGHSYGSTVLGEAASTGDGLAADDLIAVGSPGMRVENAGEFNVDPRHVWAGAAADDTVVARPEETIGWLDGVPVVGEWLVDGLVGIHGPAPHDPEFGGNVLHVDTSGHSGYWAQNSQMLRSQAAVIVGDYEAAALDHGKAP; the protein is encoded by the coding sequence GTGACGTACGCGGACCTGCGCGAGGCGCGCGTCGCCCCGCTCCGGGACGCCGCGCAGGCCTGGACGGAGCTGTCGCGGGCCTGTGCGAAGCTGGAGGAGCGGTGCGGCGCCGAGCTGACCGGGCCGTTGCGCGTCTCGGGCTGGCAGGGGCCGGCCGCCAGTGCCGCGCTGGGCCGGCTGGACGAACTCGACGACGAGTTCGAGGTCGCGAGCCTGCAGACGCGGACCGCCGCGAGCGTGTTGCGGGAGGCGGCGGAGGAGTTCGGCGACCTGCAACGGCGGTTGGAGTCGGCCGTCGGCGCCGCCCGGTCCCTCGGACTGGCCGTGGACGAGGCCGGGCGGGTGTCCGCGCCGGCGGTGGTGGCAGGGGACAGGCACGACCCGGACGCGGAGACGATCCACCGTCGGCACGTCCAGAACGCCGCGATCTACACCGATCTCATCGCGCGGATCGTCACCGAGGCCACCGAGGCCGACAGCCGGATCGCCCGCGCCCTGACCCAGTTGAAGGCCGGCGCGCCGGGACAGTTCGCCTGGGAGTACAACCGGGCCAACGACGGCGCTCTCGCCGCCGCCGCGGCGCTTCAGCTCAGCGAGGAGAGCATCCCGGCGCCGGGCAGCAGTCCCGCCGACGTGCACGCCTGGTGGAGCGGCCTGTCCGACGACGAGCGGCAGGTCTACCTCACCGCCTACCCGGAGCGGATCGGCGCCCTCGACGGGCTGCCCGCCACCGACCGCGACGCGGCGAACCAACTGGCGCTGCGCACGTTCGTCGGTGACGACGCCGGCCGCCACCGCGACCGGGACGACCCGCAGCATGCCACCGCGCTCATGCTGCTGGACAAGCTCGAAGGCACGGAGCACGCGGCGCCGAACGAGCGGCTCTACCTGCTCTCGGTCGATCCGACGGGTGACGGGAAGGCGGCGGTCGCGATCGGCAACCCGGACACCGCCGCCCACACCGCGGTCCTCGTACCCGGCGTCGGCACCGAACTCGATGACATCCGTGGCCTGATCGGGCGGGCCAACGACCTGCGGGAGGCCTCGGTCGAGCTTGCCCCCGCCGGCACCGACGTCTCCGTCGTGGCCTGGCTCGGCTACGACACCCCGTCGGTGAACCTCGACATCGTCAGCGCCGTGTTCGGGGCCAAGTCCGAGGCCGGGGCCCGCGCGCTCGACGGCTTCGTCGACGGGCTGCGCGCCTCCCACGACGACAGTCCCTCCCACCTCACCGCCATCGGTCACAGCTACGGGTCGACCGTCCTCGGCGAGGCCGCCAGCACCGGCGACGGCCTCGCCGCGGACGACCTGATCGCCGTCGGCAGTCCCGGCATGCGCGTCGAGAACGCCGGCGAGTTCAACGTCGACCCGAGACACGTGTGGGCCGGTGCCGCGGCCGACGACACCGTCGTCGCCCGACCGGAGGAGACGATCGGCTGGCTCGACGGCGTACCCGTCGTCGGGGAGTGGTTGGTCGACGGCCTCGTCGGCATCCACGGCCCGGCCCCGCACGACCCGGAGTTCGGCGGCAACGTCCTGCACGTCGACACCTCCGGCCACAGCGGATACTGGGCGCAGAACAGCCAGATGCTGCGCTCCCAGGCGGCCGTCATCGTCGGCGACTACGAGGCCGCCGCACTCGACCACGGCAAAGCACCATGA
- a CDS encoding type VII secretion target yields MIELHVEPELLEKASRVCDDLRDDLRRDVSDVGDETRAAVSGLPGWQTRAALEQLRWSWSDDLTRLDRYLSQVGDALQGCAMDYRYSDEANAARFDIHGR; encoded by the coding sequence ATGATCGAACTACACGTCGAGCCGGAGTTGCTGGAGAAGGCGTCGCGGGTGTGCGACGACCTGCGGGACGATCTGCGGCGCGACGTGTCCGACGTCGGAGACGAGACGCGGGCCGCGGTCTCCGGCCTGCCCGGATGGCAGACCCGGGCGGCGCTGGAGCAGCTGCGTTGGTCGTGGTCGGACGACCTGACCAGGTTGGACCGCTATCTGTCGCAGGTGGGCGACGCCCTGCAGGGCTGCGCGATGGACTACCGCTACAGCGACGAGGCCAACGCCGCCCGTTTCGACATCCACGGGCGGTGA
- a CDS encoding MXAN_6230/SCO0854 family RING domain-containing protein, translating into MDPLAVVLLRRTGRVAVVGTGPAPADGAAWVAALEADLAGRGWLLRDDLRTAAARLPASVRVRWADWLLATIDEMVGADRSMLPLYRSFPDTPRDIEAVYVRRLLTHLFAVPGAPCVLCGREDGGAPLDPCGHPVCPACFPPEQVTACPVCGRRLAADDTYLTVVAPPAPVRRRLRRAGAPVEDTGAHAVPAAPPLPMRLAGLEANPVGAAARLRDELVARPAALSESDRADLEVLVNATAPGRLDWLPEVVPARETLALVVAWALHATACTPGYHDLVAAARRRWSTATDVARTLWAYSGGDPGLVLPRRDDESDAPGAAWRPVHEPVVVVPVTRVRALPRPLRRAALAHLDACGAAGAAEDLRRHPTVWKRLGERLHPYEKVAAHPAAAVAFAALRGTRAARASALGAAMVAACAREPRQLVLTGHPDGTLTVRVRTHASLVEEALTDGDVAGAAGLLTERPGELWRRLDHLLRVAGDDPAAYAAVETAMRRTVARVAPGVLAAAAAQLTGRAETVRATAAELAATARARAAARARGSAHTGAAPVLAVGLGDVLRAVARGVRGATPAFLREALRSGGELPPPAEAPPVGAPVEESGIVGGRPGPGMPRRVFHPRGSVVTTWTEPERRTPVPAPAISAVRGLVDAELTARAARLGRFDVAVLDAALAEVPAPTRERAASAQLAGWPRGSVRALPDAEVLRFFLHWEEPGAARVDLDLSCVFFDRDWQRVGHCDFTRLRFAGDGAVHSGDLTSAPAPLGATEFLDLHLTRLAEQGVHYAVPTVLSYNAVPFEALTEAVAGVMLPLARGEQFDGARVAQRFDLRGNARMLLPMVVDLRTRRLLWTDLTLTGRGYGHSVDRHGDQLARAAADQWEHFLGGHHATVLDLLAWHAVGRADRILVGHADHTYTEVPPDVAAVRAAASADTGEIGVPPDLAGRTVLAGATDPDALDRLVRVPAPVAPGSTVVTVTGTPGRPWTVLHAGDVMAGLSTG; encoded by the coding sequence ATGGATCCGCTGGCCGTGGTGCTGCTGCGACGCACCGGCCGGGTCGCGGTGGTCGGTACGGGCCCCGCCCCTGCCGACGGTGCCGCCTGGGTGGCCGCGCTCGAGGCCGATCTGGCCGGTCGGGGCTGGCTGCTCCGGGACGACCTGCGCACGGCGGCGGCCCGGCTGCCGGCGTCGGTGCGGGTCCGGTGGGCCGACTGGCTGCTGGCGACCATCGACGAGATGGTCGGCGCGGATCGTTCGATGCTGCCGCTCTACCGGTCGTTCCCCGACACCCCGCGCGACATCGAAGCGGTCTACGTGCGGCGGCTGCTGACCCATCTGTTCGCCGTGCCCGGCGCGCCCTGCGTGCTGTGCGGCCGCGAGGACGGTGGCGCGCCGCTCGACCCGTGCGGCCATCCCGTGTGCCCGGCGTGCTTCCCGCCGGAGCAGGTCACCGCGTGCCCGGTCTGCGGCCGCCGGCTGGCGGCGGACGACACCTACCTCACCGTCGTCGCGCCCCCGGCCCCGGTGCGCCGCCGGCTGCGGCGGGCCGGTGCGCCGGTCGAGGACACCGGCGCGCACGCCGTCCCGGCCGCGCCGCCGCTGCCGATGCGTCTCGCCGGGCTCGAGGCCAACCCGGTCGGCGCCGCGGCCCGGCTCCGCGACGAGCTGGTCGCCCGTCCTGCCGCCCTGAGCGAGTCCGACCGGGCCGACCTCGAGGTGTTGGTGAACGCCACCGCGCCGGGCCGCCTTGACTGGCTGCCCGAGGTGGTGCCCGCGCGGGAGACCCTCGCGTTGGTCGTCGCCTGGGCGCTGCACGCCACGGCGTGCACCCCCGGCTACCACGACCTGGTCGCCGCGGCCCGCCGGCGGTGGTCGACCGCCACGGACGTGGCGCGGACCCTCTGGGCGTACTCGGGTGGGGACCCCGGGCTGGTCCTGCCGCGGCGGGACGACGAGTCCGATGCTCCGGGCGCGGCCTGGCGACCGGTCCACGAGCCCGTCGTCGTCGTGCCGGTCACCCGGGTGCGGGCCCTGCCCAGGCCGCTGCGGCGCGCGGCTCTCGCGCATCTCGACGCCTGCGGTGCCGCGGGCGCGGCGGAGGACCTGCGGCGGCACCCCACCGTCTGGAAGCGCCTCGGCGAGCGGCTGCACCCGTACGAGAAGGTGGCCGCGCACCCGGCGGCGGCCGTCGCCTTCGCCGCGCTGCGCGGCACCCGCGCGGCCCGCGCCAGCGCCCTCGGCGCGGCCATGGTGGCGGCCTGCGCCCGCGAGCCCCGGCAGCTCGTGCTGACGGGGCACCCCGACGGCACGCTCACGGTCCGCGTGCGGACCCACGCGTCCCTGGTGGAGGAGGCCCTGACCGACGGCGACGTGGCGGGGGCCGCCGGCCTGCTCACCGAGCGTCCGGGCGAGCTGTGGCGCCGGCTCGACCACCTGCTGCGGGTCGCCGGGGACGATCCGGCGGCGTACGCGGCCGTCGAGACGGCCATGCGCCGGACGGTGGCCCGGGTGGCGCCCGGCGTGCTCGCCGCGGCGGCGGCTCAACTCACCGGCCGCGCCGAGACGGTACGGGCGACGGCCGCCGAGCTGGCGGCGACCGCGCGGGCGCGGGCGGCGGCGCGGGCTCGCGGCTCCGCGCACACCGGGGCCGCCCCGGTGCTCGCCGTCGGGCTGGGCGATGTCCTGCGCGCCGTCGCGCGGGGCGTGCGCGGTGCCACCCCCGCCTTCCTGCGGGAAGCGCTCCGGTCGGGCGGCGAGCTGCCCCCTCCCGCCGAGGCACCGCCCGTGGGCGCCCCCGTCGAGGAGTCCGGGATCGTCGGTGGCCGTCCCGGTCCCGGTATGCCCCGGCGGGTGTTCCATCCCCGCGGCAGCGTCGTGACCACCTGGACCGAGCCCGAGCGACGCACGCCGGTGCCCGCGCCGGCGATCAGCGCGGTACGCGGGCTGGTCGACGCCGAGCTGACCGCCCGCGCCGCCCGGCTCGGCCGGTTCGACGTGGCCGTCCTCGACGCCGCCCTGGCCGAGGTGCCCGCGCCGACGCGGGAGCGGGCCGCCTCGGCGCAGCTGGCGGGGTGGCCACGGGGCAGTGTGCGGGCGCTGCCCGACGCGGAGGTGCTGCGGTTCTTCCTGCACTGGGAGGAGCCGGGCGCCGCGCGGGTCGACCTCGACCTGTCCTGCGTGTTCTTTGACCGGGACTGGCAGCGGGTGGGCCACTGCGACTTCACCCGGCTGCGGTTCGCCGGCGACGGCGCGGTCCACTCCGGCGACCTCACCTCCGCCCCGGCTCCGCTCGGGGCCACCGAGTTCCTCGACCTGCACCTGACCCGTCTCGCCGAGCAGGGCGTGCACTACGCCGTGCCGACCGTCCTCAGCTACAACGCCGTGCCGTTCGAGGCCCTCACGGAGGCGGTCGCCGGCGTCATGCTGCCCCTCGCCCGGGGCGAGCAGTTCGACGGCGCCCGGGTCGCGCAGCGGTTCGACCTGCGCGGCAACGCCCGGATGCTGCTGCCGATGGTCGTGGACCTGCGCACCCGACGGTTGCTCTGGACCGACCTGACCCTGACCGGCCGTGGCTACGGCCACAGCGTCGACCGGCACGGTGACCAGCTCGCGCGGGCGGCCGCCGACCAGTGGGAGCACTTCCTGGGCGGTCACCACGCCACGGTCCTCGACCTGCTGGCATGGCACGCGGTCGGGCGCGCCGACCGGATCCTGGTCGGCCACGCGGACCACACCTACACCGAGGTACCGCCCGACGTTGCCGCCGTCCGCGCGGCGGCGTCGGCGGACACCGGCGAGATCGGCGTACCGCCGGACCTGGCCGGCCGCACGGTCCTGGCCGGCGCCACCGACCCCGACGCCCTCGACCGGCTGGTCCGCGTGCCCGCCCCGGTCGCGCCGGGCTCGACGGTGGTGACGGTGACCGGCACGCCCGGCCGTCCGTGGACGGTGCTGCACGCCGGCGACGTGATGGCCGGGCTGAGCACGGGCTGA
- a CDS encoding MFS transporter, with translation MSRRTDPVPRPLWRDRNFGAYWAAQSLSAAGDSFAYIAVPLLVLHATGSVAQMGLLTAAAGAASVGAGIFGGVLVDRYDRRKLMITADLARLVLYGLIPLAWLAGPQVWLLFVVLPICEAAGMVFQVAAVTAVRNLVDRPRITEANGRLQATYAAAAVLGPLLAGVVSARFGPTAAIAINAASFALSAFGLWLVRLRRSDEGAEAGGAVAREGRLAEFLAGARFLWRQPVLRSLTVLLSVFIFLTYGFTDVLVYHVKHDLGGSDGTVGTVLGLAALGTVVGALLVAPLRRRRGFGITWIGAHAMCGLAIVGIGVVGSVRGVTVLTAVYLCGVSVGGICSMSLRQEITPDHLLGRVTSAFWSTHYALGPAGAAVLTWAAGRYGVTAVTLVAGAGCLLVAVGGLFTPVRRAGSEPVARRSATRRPATSQAS, from the coding sequence ATGAGCCGACGCACCGATCCGGTTCCGCGTCCCCTGTGGCGTGATCGCAACTTCGGCGCCTACTGGGCTGCGCAGTCGCTCTCCGCCGCCGGCGACTCGTTCGCCTACATCGCGGTGCCGCTGCTCGTGCTCCACGCGACCGGGTCGGTCGCCCAGATGGGCCTGCTCACGGCCGCGGCCGGTGCCGCGTCCGTCGGCGCGGGGATCTTCGGCGGCGTCCTGGTCGACCGGTACGACAGACGGAAACTGATGATCACCGCCGATCTGGCCCGGCTGGTGCTCTACGGCCTCATCCCGCTGGCCTGGCTCGCTGGTCCGCAGGTCTGGCTGCTCTTCGTCGTGCTGCCGATCTGCGAGGCGGCCGGCATGGTGTTCCAGGTCGCCGCGGTGACCGCGGTGCGCAACCTCGTCGACCGGCCCAGGATCACCGAGGCCAACGGCCGCCTGCAGGCGACGTACGCGGCGGCGGCCGTGCTCGGGCCGCTGCTCGCCGGCGTGGTGTCGGCCCGCTTCGGCCCCACGGCGGCCATCGCCATCAACGCGGCCAGCTTCGCCCTGTCGGCCTTCGGCCTCTGGCTGGTGCGGCTGCGGCGGTCCGACGAGGGTGCGGAGGCCGGCGGCGCGGTGGCGCGGGAGGGCCGGCTGGCCGAGTTCCTCGCCGGCGCGCGGTTCCTCTGGCGGCAGCCCGTGCTCCGCTCGCTGACCGTGCTGCTGTCGGTCTTCATCTTCCTGACGTACGGCTTCACCGACGTCCTCGTCTACCACGTCAAGCACGACCTCGGCGGCTCCGACGGCACGGTCGGCACGGTGCTGGGCCTGGCGGCCCTGGGCACGGTCGTCGGAGCGCTGTTGGTGGCGCCGCTGCGCCGCAGGCGTGGCTTCGGCATCACCTGGATCGGCGCGCACGCGATGTGCGGTCTCGCCATCGTGGGCATCGGCGTCGTCGGGAGCGTGCGGGGCGTCACCGTGCTGACCGCGGTGTACCTGTGCGGCGTCAGCGTGGGCGGGATCTGCTCGATGTCGCTGCGCCAGGAGATCACCCCCGACCACCTGCTCGGGCGGGTCACCTCGGCGTTCTGGAGCACGCACTACGCGCTCGGCCCGGCCGGCGCCGCCGTGCTGACCTGGGCCGCGGGCCGCTACGGCGTCACCGCGGTCACTCTCGTCGCGGGAGCGGGATGTCTCCTGGTCGCGGTCGGCGGGCTGTTCACTCCGGTCCGCCGCGCCGGGTCCGAGCCGGTGGCCCGCCGGTCGGCGACCCGACGGCCCGCGACCAGCCAGGCGTCGTGA
- a CDS encoding nitroreductase has product MGLTAFRALEPLCWRAPSAHNTQPWCLDHQPGAVRVGWDEAHTLPAADPSGRDLRLSLGAFVETCLVVAADAGLRMRFVADHCATDRRAGWLRASPHRYDTPFDAAQVLTRRTHRGRFSAGPDAEVVAAVDAVARASDGAVRAVPDAGLLARLLRTADRQTYADPAVVGELRSWLRLTPAHPRYHADGLTDRCLGLSGREATALRAALAAYPVLRRLGLPRLLAAASGNPLARGGAVIVLIGPPGTDDATQVEFGRVLARTWLTLHAAGLAAHPLSQLIDTAATREALGSLLGVAPERLLHVARVGRPVGPAAPSARRVGGIGQGLR; this is encoded by the coding sequence ATGGGCCTCACGGCGTTCCGCGCCCTGGAGCCGCTCTGCTGGCGGGCGCCGAGCGCGCACAACACCCAGCCGTGGTGCCTCGACCACCAGCCCGGAGCGGTCCGGGTGGGCTGGGACGAGGCGCACACCCTGCCGGCGGCCGACCCCTCCGGCCGGGACCTGCGGCTGTCCCTGGGCGCCTTCGTCGAGACCTGCCTGGTCGTCGCGGCCGACGCCGGGCTCCGGATGCGCTTCGTCGCCGACCACTGCGCCACCGACCGTCGGGCGGGCTGGCTGCGGGCGTCCCCGCACCGCTACGACACCCCGTTCGACGCGGCGCAGGTGCTCACCCGTCGCACCCACCGGGGCCGGTTCTCGGCCGGCCCGGACGCCGAGGTGGTGGCGGCCGTCGACGCCGTCGCGCGGGCCTCGGACGGGGCGGTCCGGGCCGTACCGGACGCCGGCCTGCTGGCCCGCCTGCTGAGGACCGCCGACCGGCAGACGTACGCGGATCCCGCGGTGGTCGGCGAGTTGCGGTCGTGGCTGCGGCTCACGCCGGCGCATCCGCGTTACCACGCCGACGGGCTCACCGACCGGTGCCTGGGCCTGTCCGGGCGCGAGGCGACCGCGTTGCGGGCGGCGCTGGCGGCGTACCCGGTCCTGCGCCGGCTGGGCCTGCCCCGGCTCCTCGCGGCGGCCTCCGGCAACCCGCTCGCGCGCGGTGGCGCCGTGATCGTCCTGATCGGACCGCCCGGGACGGACGACGCCACCCAGGTCGAATTCGGTCGGGTGCTCGCACGCACGTGGCTGACCCTGCACGCGGCCGGGCTGGCGGCGCATCCGCTGAGCCAGCTGATCGACACGGCCGCGACCCGGGAGGCCCTGGGCTCGCTGCTGGGCGTGGCGCCGGAGCGCCTGCTGCACGTGGCCCGGGTCGGCCGGCCGGTGGGCCCGGCGGCACCCTCGGCGCGCCGGGTCGGCGGCATCGGGCAGGGCCTGCGCTGA
- a CDS encoding GNAT family N-acetyltransferase → MTAPRALERIVDRRGLREFLALTDRVYAGEPRFVPPSRQQVRRWWRDGVPMYVLRDGAGAVVARTTLHTDAALDARLGRRCQLFGLTEFTNAAARPLFDAIGAAARAAGDRDALFGPVALLPNQSGGVITSGYADRGFIDSAWNPPRYVTAYESSGFRRRFESDTWICPVTAGDEVPPDADVPPDADVPPGADVPPGADEDGAELRVHRGDVRRLADQLELLRGMLNASFAQLGYYTQISAAQLRRQTDGLAYLLDESLLLYLTRAGRPVAFVLCVPDISEFVVRVRGDLHAVNQLRLLAVRRRYRREAVLIVKGVLPEHQGRGYQRLLSAALRRNLYTGGYTTLRSTYVGRDNPASAAQYRAMGGRPLHGYTFYEKAL, encoded by the coding sequence ATGACCGCCCCGCGCGCTCTGGAACGCATCGTCGACCGGCGCGGCCTGCGCGAGTTCCTGGCGCTCACCGACCGGGTGTACGCCGGCGAGCCGCGCTTCGTGCCGCCGTCGCGCCAGCAGGTGCGGCGGTGGTGGCGCGACGGCGTGCCGATGTACGTGCTCCGCGACGGCGCGGGTGCCGTCGTGGCCCGGACCACGCTGCACACCGACGCCGCCCTCGACGCCCGACTCGGCCGCCGGTGCCAGCTCTTCGGGCTCACCGAGTTCACCAACGCGGCGGCGCGCCCGCTGTTCGACGCGATCGGCGCCGCCGCCCGCGCCGCCGGCGACCGGGACGCGCTCTTCGGGCCGGTGGCGTTGCTGCCCAACCAGTCGGGCGGGGTCATCACCTCCGGATACGCCGACCGGGGCTTCATCGACAGCGCGTGGAACCCGCCCCGGTACGTGACCGCGTACGAGTCGTCCGGGTTCCGCCGGCGGTTCGAGTCGGACACCTGGATCTGCCCGGTCACCGCCGGAGACGAGGTCCCGCCCGACGCCGACGTCCCGCCCGACGCCGACGTCCCGCCCGGCGCCGACGTCCCGCCCGGCGCCGACGAGGACGGCGCGGAGCTGAGGGTGCACCGGGGCGACGTCCGCCGGCTCGCCGACCAGCTCGAACTGCTGCGCGGGATGCTGAACGCGTCCTTCGCCCAGCTCGGCTACTACACCCAGATCTCCGCCGCGCAGCTGCGCCGGCAGACCGACGGGCTCGCGTACCTGCTGGACGAGTCGCTGCTGCTCTACCTGACCAGGGCCGGGCGGCCCGTGGCGTTCGTGCTGTGCGTACCGGACATCAGCGAGTTCGTGGTCCGGGTCCGGGGCGACCTCCACGCGGTCAACCAGCTCCGGCTGCTGGCGGTCCGCCGCCGGTACCGGCGGGAGGCGGTGCTGATCGTCAAGGGCGTGCTGCCCGAGCACCAGGGGCGCGGGTACCAACGGCTGCTCTCCGCCGCGCTGCGCCGCAACCTGTACACCGGCGGGTACACCACGCTGCGCAGCACCTACGTCGGCCGGGACAACCCGGCCTCGGCCGCGCAGTACCGCGCGATGGGCGGCCGGCCGCTGCACGGCTACACCTTCTACGAGAAGGCGCTGTAG
- a CDS encoding DUF4188 domain-containing protein → MRTRDFSRAPARAQAGAMFFGATRYSGPLAILRLLPAWLRMVRDMRRMSGYRWHRVYWEFPFTLGTVAFFADRDALLRFARSRHHRKLMVWLTDGNRNASAGFIRLFTAEPDGYSNGLWRAESPEMGHIATFTPLGSETVGPAVRR, encoded by the coding sequence ATGCGTACCCGTGACTTCTCCCGCGCCCCCGCACGGGCCCAGGCCGGCGCCATGTTCTTCGGCGCCACCCGCTACAGCGGGCCGCTGGCGATCCTGCGGCTCCTCCCGGCCTGGCTGCGGATGGTCCGCGACATGCGCCGCATGTCCGGATACCGCTGGCACCGGGTGTACTGGGAGTTCCCGTTCACCCTCGGCACCGTCGCGTTCTTCGCCGACCGCGACGCCCTGCTGCGCTTCGCCCGGTCCCGGCACCACCGCAAGCTGATGGTCTGGCTCACCGACGGCAACCGCAACGCGAGCGCGGGCTTCATCCGGCTCTTCACGGCCGAACCCGACGGCTACTCCAACGGGCTGTGGCGGGCCGAGTCCCCGGAGATGGGGCACATCGCGACGTTCACGCCGCTGGGATCGGAGACGGTGGGACCGGCGGTGCGGCGATGA
- a CDS encoding phenylacetate--CoA ligase family protein produces the protein MAETLHRYADPSFLASPRLTAGERWRRARLTAFGRVLGAAVRLAGRHPASWRWSARRHHPALDLLAAANARAGCALAALDVPAYRSFLRARPAGVRRRLRDFPETDKVSYVVPFDAARRCRGGRLPARGVVVDESAGSSGRPFNWPRGERELRAVHRDIVGYTSLVFPMRRPFVINAYSMGAWATGTTTGAAMARIAVVKNTGPDLGKIVDTIREFGPDFDYLVTAYPPFLKHLRDRLDADGFDWSRHRIFASCGGEGMTEALRAYLEERFLKVRSAYGASDLTIGIGAETRFTVWLRRRLRTDPELRAALLGVDEQRLPMVFQYNPLATYLETNERRELLCTITGPDVLQPRLRYNVGDEALLVGYRRILDQVRGDPQRWAECRAALASERMTLPVLLLFGRRDSTVSYLGANLYPQDVEYGLYAGNPYAAEISRFCLALAEDTALETRPVVHLELRRPLPDSDREALAGACRSGVRRHLAAVSRDFAQSLTEDPTAGDLRIELHEPGAGPFAGQQKIKNVYLKG, from the coding sequence ATGGCCGAGACGCTGCACCGATACGCTGATCCGTCCTTTCTCGCGTCACCACGCCTGACGGCCGGCGAACGCTGGCGACGGGCACGTCTGACGGCCTTCGGCCGGGTTCTCGGGGCGGCGGTGCGGCTCGCCGGTCGCCACCCCGCCTCGTGGCGGTGGTCGGCCCGGCGGCACCACCCGGCACTGGACCTGCTCGCGGCGGCGAACGCGCGTGCGGGTTGCGCGCTCGCCGCGCTGGACGTCCCGGCGTACCGCTCCTTCCTGCGCGCCCGGCCGGCCGGGGTCCGTCGCCGGCTGCGGGACTTCCCGGAGACCGACAAGGTGAGCTACGTCGTTCCCTTCGACGCCGCCCGGCGCTGCCGGGGCGGACGACTGCCGGCCCGGGGCGTGGTGGTCGACGAGTCGGCCGGGTCGTCGGGCCGGCCCTTCAACTGGCCGCGCGGCGAGCGGGAACTGCGCGCGGTGCACCGCGACATCGTCGGCTACACCAGCCTGGTCTTCCCGATGCGTCGCCCGTTCGTCATCAACGCCTACTCGATGGGCGCCTGGGCGACCGGGACGACGACCGGCGCCGCGATGGCCCGGATCGCGGTGGTCAAGAACACCGGCCCGGACCTCGGCAAGATCGTCGACACGATTCGCGAGTTCGGCCCGGACTTCGACTACCTGGTGACCGCGTACCCGCCGTTCCTGAAGCACCTGCGCGACCGGCTCGACGCCGACGGCTTCGACTGGTCGCGCCACCGCATCTTCGCCAGCTGCGGGGGAGAGGGGATGACCGAGGCGCTGCGCGCCTACCTGGAGGAGCGGTTCCTGAAGGTCCGGTCGGCGTACGGCGCCTCGGACCTGACCATCGGGATCGGCGCGGAGACCCGGTTCACCGTGTGGCTGCGGCGCCGCCTGCGCACCGACCCCGAGCTGCGGGCGGCGCTGCTCGGCGTCGACGAGCAGCGGCTGCCGATGGTGTTCCAGTACAACCCGTTGGCCACCTACCTGGAGACCAACGAGCGCCGGGAACTGCTCTGCACCATCACCGGCCCCGACGTCCTGCAGCCGCGGCTGCGGTACAACGTCGGCGACGAGGCGCTGCTCGTCGGGTACCGACGGATCCTCGACCAGGTCCGCGGCGACCCGCAGCGCTGGGCCGAGTGCCGCGCGGCGCTGGCCAGCGAGCGGATGACCCTGCCGGTGCTGCTGCTGTTCGGCCGGCGCGACTCGACGGTGTCGTACCTGGGCGCCAACCTCTATCCGCAGGACGTGGAGTACGGCCTCTACGCCGGCAACCCGTACGCCGCCGAGATCAGCCGGTTCTGCCTGGCGCTGGCCGAGGACACCGCGCTGGAGACCCGGCCCGTGGTGCACCTCGAACTGCGCCGCCCGCTGCCCGACTCGGACCGCGAGGCTCTCGCCGGTGCCTGCCGCAGCGGCGTACGCCGGCACCTGGCGGCCGTCTCCCGCGACTTCGCGCAGTCGCTGACCGAGGACCCGACCGCCGGTGACCTCCGAATCGAGCTGCACGAACCGGGCGCCGGCCCGTTCGCCGGCCAGCAGAAGATCAAGAACGTCTACCTGAAGGGCTGA